Below is a genomic region from Paraburkholderia sp. BL23I1N1.
GAGGTCACGATTTCCGCCCGACTATTAAGGCTACGCAGTACACCCTTCAATTGTGTCAATTCGTCCGGCATGACGAGATCGGTCTTGTTGAGGAGGATCACGTCGGCGAATTCAATCTGTTCGGTGATGAGATCCACGACGGTGCGCCCGTCTTCCTCTCCCATCGTTTCGCCGCGCTCATGCAGGCGGTCGTGTGAACTGTAGTCACGCACGAAGTTGTACGCGTCCACGACGGTTACCATGGTGTCCAGTCGCGCCACGTCGGACAGGCTCAGGCCCGTCTCATCACGGAACGTGAACGTCTCGGCAACCGGAAGCGGTTCCGATATGCCCGTCGACTCAATCAGCAGATAGTCGAACCGCCCTTCACCGGCCAGTTTCCGTATCTCGACCAGCAGATCCTCCCGCAGGGTGCAGCAGATACAGCCGTTGCTCATTTCGACCAGCCGCTCCTCGGAGCGCGACAGCTGCGCACCACCGTCGCGTATCAGGCGCGCATCGATGCTCACCTCGGACATGTCGTTGACGATGACGGCCACGCGTCTGCCCTCGCGGTTATTGAGCACGTGATTGAGCAGCGTCGTCTTGCCTGCACCGAGAAATCCCGAAAGGACAGTGACCGGAAGCTTGTTCATGGTTACTCAGGCTGTTATCTTGACTGTTATGTTATATTATTACACGCATAGCAGGTTGGATTTTTAGCACTTTCAGGTGGAGCATTCAATGCCCAATCCGCAATCACCGACAGGCGACCAGATGCCTGCAGCGAGAACCCGACGGTTCACGCCAATGCGCCGACGCGTGCTCGGCCTGCTCGCCGCGCGTGGCGGATCGGCCACGGCTTACCAGTTGCTTGAGGACCTCAACAGACAGTCCCCTCATGCGGCGCCACCCACCATCTACCGCGCCTTGCAGTTCCTGATTCGTGAAGGCCTGGTCCGCCACGTCTCGACAACGAGTACGTTCCGACTGACCGGGGAGAATCAGGGCCAACACGAGATCTTCGCGGTCTGTATGCACTGCCATTCCGTTCGCCCATTGCACAATACCGAGCTGCAACAAGCGCTGCTCGACACGGCACTGACCGCTCATTTCGAGGTGCAGGGACAGCAAACCGAGATCAAGGGCATCTGTGAGGACTGCAACCAGCTCCACGTGACGAAACCTTCGGCAAGAAAAAAGTAACAATTGGTTTTATTCTTCAATGCAATGATATAACATTGCTGTCGCTTGACAAACTCCGTCCCGGACGACACTTCCGTGCATTGCCGCAACGGCAATAGCGGGCAGCTGCCGCTTTACGCCAGCGTGAAATCGCCCTCATACGAAATTCTGCACCAGGTGGCGAACTCATCATTCGCATGCCTAACAAATAACTGACAAAATGAGAAATCGCCATCACCTCACGCAGGCTGCGCTGCTGCTGTTTGCTTTTGCGGCTCACGCATACGCGGCGCCGGCCGACAGTTCGATAACCGGTGCAATCGCTGACAGTTCAGGCAAGGCCGTCGGCAAAGCGACCGTCACCCTTCAGGACGCGAGTGGCAAAGCGGTAGGGGCGGCGCAGACCGATGCCAACGGTCATTTCACGCTCGACCACGTCACGCCAGGTACCTATGCGATTGTCGTCACCGCGCCCGGTTTTGCCAGCGGCAGCAGCGTCGCGACAACCACATCGGGGCAGGAAAGCTCGGTGTCAATCGCACTCGCAAAGAGTGACACGCTTGATGTGCAGGTCAACGCCCAGCGTCTGAACCGGGCGCGCAACGACCTGCTGCCCGAAACTGGCAGCAGCGTCTATCGCTTCAGTCAGAGTGACATCAACAACCTGCCAGCCGGCCAGAACACCCCGCTTAACCAGGTCCTGTTGCAGGCACCTGGCGTGGCAAGTGACTCGTACGGCCAGTTGCACGTACGCGGCGATCATGCAAACCTGCAGTACCGTATCAACGGCATCATCATTCCCGAACCAATCAGCGGTTTTGGACAATCGCTTGACACGCGAATTATTGACCAGATGAACTTCCTCACCGGCGCCCTGCCCGCACAATACGGGTACCGGACCGCGGGCATCGTCGATATCCGCACCAAATCGGGCGATGAGGGCAGCGGTGGCTCGATCGATGTCTTCGGCGGCAGCCACCAGACGATCCGCACAACCGGCGACGTCTTTGGCAGCCAGGGGCCATTCAGCTATTACTTTAGCGGGTCAGTCGGCGAGAACAATCTGGGGATCGAAAAC
It encodes:
- the zigA gene encoding zinc metallochaperone GTPase ZigA; translated protein: MNKLPVTVLSGFLGAGKTTLLNHVLNNREGRRVAVIVNDMSEVSIDARLIRDGGAQLSRSEERLVEMSNGCICCTLREDLLVEIRKLAGEGRFDYLLIESTGISEPLPVAETFTFRDETGLSLSDVARLDTMVTVVDAYNFVRDYSSHDRLHERGETMGEEDGRTVVDLITEQIEFADVILLNKTDLVMPDELTQLKGVLRSLNSRAEIVTSSFGQVPLGTVMGTGRFDFEAASQAPGWLKEMRGERIPESDEYGITSFAYRARRPFHPERFWNWIQAEWLGVVRSKGYFWLASRHDLVGNWSQAGAISRHALAGRWWAAVPRGRWPQDAESQAMIAQRWSAPFGDRQQELVLIGTGIDEAALRAGFDACLLTNAEMGSGPAVWEHYVDPFPAWSMEGPIATSQVDGD
- a CDS encoding Fur family transcriptional regulator gives rise to the protein MPNPQSPTGDQMPAARTRRFTPMRRRVLGLLAARGGSATAYQLLEDLNRQSPHAAPPTIYRALQFLIREGLVRHVSTTSTFRLTGENQGQHEIFAVCMHCHSVRPLHNTELQQALLDTALTAHFEVQGQQTEIKGICEDCNQLHVTKPSARKK